The Terriglobia bacterium genomic sequence AAACGGCGAAGGGAAAAACGGCAAAACGGAACTGCGGATTTCGCGGGCGGACACGGATTAAAGTCGAAACCCCACCCTGGCAACGAAGCCAGGATGGGGCACCCAAGTGTCGCTCAGGCGACGGTGCGTTCGCGCCAGGTTTCGGCCGGATGGCGTTTGCTGCTCGTGTAGTTGGTGAGGGCGGTGATCGCGGTTCCGGCGATTCCGGCGAGCAGAAAGAACTTTGCCTGGGGATCCTTGCGGAAGAACATCGCGCTGGGAATGGCAGTGGCGATGCCGGCGATCCCGGCGTCGATCTTGCCGTGAGTGTCGTAGTCGACGGTGTCGTAGATTCCGCCGTGGTAGTCGGTGAGCATGGACGTCACGGCGATTGTCGCTCCGCAGAGCATTGAGCCGATGGCGGCACGACGGTGGCGTTTCCAGAACAGCGCTCCGGCGGTGATGTAGGCTCCGGCCATGGCATAGTCGAGAATGGCGTGAGTTTTAGGCTCGATGGTTTCGGGCAGGCGATCAACGACGAGGGAAACGGCGGACTGAAGCAGCGACATTCTTCTTCTCCTTGGAAGGAAGATGCGGAGATGAGTCGGAGAGTTGGGAGGAGTCAGCGGTGGTAGAGGAATGCAGGTCCCTGGACTACGCTCCGCTCGGGATGACGAGTTCGTGAAGTGTGAGGTCGGGCGTGTTGCACCAGCAGAGTAGAATGGGCGGTCAGCAAATCCAGACATTATGGAGTTGTTCAGCATGGGTAAGTTGCCGTCGTACAGGTTTGTCTTCAGGTTTGCGTTCGTGGTTGCGTTTCTCTCGACTGCGTTGATGGTGGTGGCGCAGCAGCCCACAACGAAAGTCACAGCGGAAGATTATGCGCATGCGGAGAAGTTCATGCCGTATGAGACAGCGCCGCTGGTGTATGGGATCGTGCGGCCGACGTGGTTGCAGGATGACCGGTTCTGGTATCGGGAGAACACGCCGGAGGGGTTCCAGTTCGTGATCGTCGATGCGCAGGGAAAGAAGACGCCGGCGTTCGACCAGGCGAAGGTTGCGGCGGCGTTGTCGGAGGCTTCGGGAAAGACGCAGAACGCGGAGAAGTTGCCGATGGGTGAACTGGCGGAAGATGCGCAGTCGGTGACGTTTCGGGTGGGGCCGAAGAGCTACAGGTGTGACGTGCAGGGGACGAAGTGCGAGCCAGTGAACGCTGAGCAGATTCGGAACGAAGTCCTCTCGCCGGATAAGAAGCTGGCGGCGTTCATTCGCAACTGGAACTTGTGGGTGCGGGATGCGGCGACAGGTAAAGAAACGCAGCTTACGACGGATGGTGTGACGGATTTCGGCTACGCGACGGACAACGCGGGATGGATTCGAAGCGACAGGCCGATCGTGGTGTGGTCGCCGGATTCGAAGAAGATTGCGACGTTCCAGCAGGACCAGCGCAAAGATGGCGAGATGTACCTGGTGAGCACGACGGTGGGGCATCCGAAGCTGGACGCGTGGAAGTATCCGCTGCCGGGGGACAAGGATGTGACGATGATCGAGCGGGTAATCATCGATGTGAATCCGGCGAAGGTGGTGCGGTTGCAGATGCCGCCGGACCAGCATCGCGGGACGCTGTGCGACCACCTGATCTGTCGCGGGTCGAAGTGGGAGGATGTGCAGTGGAGTCCGGACTCGAAGACGATTGCATTCGTTTCGACGTCGCGCGACCACAAGCAGGAGAATCTGCGAATCGCGGACGCGGCGACGGGGAAGGTGCGCGACGTGTACGAAGAGACGTCTCCGACGTATTTCGAGTCGGGCAATGGCGCGGTGAACTGGCGGTACCTGCCGGAGTCGAATGAGTTCATCTGGTACTCGGAGCGAGACAACTGGGGTCAGCTTTATCTGTACGATCTGAACGGCAAGTTGAAGAACCAGATCACGACGGGCGAGGGACAGGCAGCGCAGGTGCTGCGAGTGGATGAGAAGAACCGGGAGATTTATTACCTCGGCCTCGGAAAGCAAAAAGGGGTGAACCCATATTTCCCGCAGTTGTACCGCATCGGGTTCGATGGGAAGAATCAGAAGCTGCTGACGCCGGAGAACGCGAACCACGATGTAGTGATGTCGAAGTCAGGGAAGTATTTCGCCGACACGTATTCAAAGCCGGATGTGCCGCAGGTGACGTTGCTGCGCGACGAGGATGGGAAGACGATCGCGACGGTCGAGAAGGCGGATATTTCGAAGCTGGTGGCGACGGGGTGGAAGCCGCCGACCCCGATCACGGTGAAGGCGCGCGATGGCGTGACCGACCTATATGGATTGATGTTCCAGCCGACAAAGCTCGATCCGAATAAGAAATATCCGATCATCAATCACATTTATCCGGGGCCGCAGGGCGGCAGCGTGGGGACGCGGGCATTTGTTCCGGCGCGAGGCGACTGCCAGGCGCTGGCGGAATTGGGATTCATCGTGATCGAGGTGGATGGGATGGGGAATCCGGGGCGGTCGAAGAAGTTCCATGACTTCTATTACGAGAACATGGGCGACAACACGCTTCCGGACCAGATTGCGGCGATGAAACAACTGGCGGCGAAGTATCCGTACATCGATCTCGAGCGCGCGGGAATTTATGGGCACTCGGGCGGTGGGTTCGCAACAGCGGACGCGATGTTCCGGTATCCGGATTTCTTCAAGGTAGGAATTTCGGAGGCGGGGAATCATGACAATCGCGTGTACGAGGACGACTGGGCGGAGAAGTGGCAGGGGCTACTGAAGAAGAATCCGGATGGCACGACCAATTACGACAACCAGGCGAACGAAGATATCGCGAAGAACCTGAAAGGGCATCTGCTGCTGGCGCACGGAACAGGGGACACGAACGTTCCGCCGAACAACACCCTGCTGGTGGTTGATGCGCTGATCAAGGCCAACAAGGATTTCGACTTGATCATGCTGCCGAACCGGAATCATGGGTTCGGCAATGAAGCGTACATGGTTCGGCGGCGTTGGGATTATTTCGTGAGGTGGCTGGCGGGCGAGGAGCCTCCGCACGAGTACCAGATGCATACGCCGGCGGACCCGAGAGCGGCGATGGGGTTCTGAAGGCATGAACAGACCCACGTCTGCTGACTGCGGCAGACGTGGGGCACGGAAGTCAGGGAAGCAACGGCAAAGGTAAAAACGGCAAAACTGAAAAGCAACCGAAGAACCGAAGATCGGGGAAACCGAAGAGCTGAAATCGGAGGATCGGATCATCGGAAGATCGGAAGAACAATACGGAACGAAACGTTCAGCCCCGGTGTCTGTGACAGCGGGGCATTCCTTTTTATCGGGGAGAACAATGAAAAGGCAATTAGGTCGGTTGATAGTGACGTTGATTGTCCTGTCGACGTGTGCATTGGGGCAGGTGAGCAAGGAGCAGATTGATGCGATTTTTCGACCGCTTGTGAAAGATCAGGGGCCGGGGATGGCGGTTGGGGTGATTCGGGATGGAAAACTGGTTTTTGCCAAGGGGTATGGGGTGGCAGACCTGGAGAAAGGGACGCGGATCACGCCGGATACGGATTTCCGGCTGGCGTCGGTGACGAAACAGTTCACGGCGATGGCGATCATGCTGCTGGTGCACGATGGCAAGCTGCAGTACGACGAGACGCTGACGAAGATATTTTCAGAGTTTCCGCAGTATGGGCGTGACATCACGATTCGCGAGTTGTTGAACCACACTTCGGGGCTGAAGGATTATGGCGAGATTTATCTGAAGCAAATGGGAGAAAACACTCCGATGGATCAGGTTCCGCAGCTGCTCGACAAAGACGTGCTGAAGATTATGGAGCAGCAAACCGGGACGAGTTTTCCGCCGGGAACGAAGTGGGAGTACAGCAATTCCGGGTACGCGGTGCTCGCGATGGTAATAGAGAAGGTTTCGGGGCAGCCTTACGAGGATTTTGTGCGTGAGCGGATTTTCAAGCCGCTGGGGATGAAGAAGACGGTCGCGTTCGTGAATGGCGTGAACGAGGTCCCGAACCGTGCGTTTGGATACAACAAGGACAAAGCTACGGGGAAATTCGCGCTTGGCGATCAGAGTCCGACCTCGGCGGTGCTGGGGGATGGTGGGATCTACACGTCGATTAGAGAAATGGCGAAGTGGGATAAGGGGCTTCGCGAGCACAAGCTGCTGAGCGAAGCGGAGATGCGCGAGGCACTGACGCCGGTGGCGGTCGCGGAAGGACGGAAACGAAAAGACGAGACGATGCTTGAGTACGGGTTCGGGTGGTTTTTGGATCCGTATAAAAGGCACGAGCGGCAGTATCACGATGGTGGGACGACGGGGTTTCGGACGACTATTCAGCGGTTTCCGAAAGACGGGCTGACGGTGATTGTGCTGGCGAATCGGACGGACCTGGATCCGGATGCGGAGGCGTTGAAGGTAGCGGATTTGTATCTGAAGTAGAGGACTTCACGGCTAAGACCCTCCTTGCGAGGTCCCCGAAGGCAGGTCTGAAGGTCTGGTCCACCCATTATTTCTGGCTTGTGAAGGCTACGAGAGCCTCGAGCTTTTCGCGGGCGGCGCCGGATTTGATGGATTCGGTGGCTAGGGGAACGCCTTCTGCGATGGTATTGGCTTTGCCAGCAGAGACGAGCGAGGCGGCGGCGTTGAGCAGGACGATATCGCGGCGGGGGGATGCGGCGCCGGCGAGGATTTCGCGGATGATGACGGCGTTGGTGGCGGCGTCTCCGCCGGAGATGGCGGAGAGCGGTGCGCGGCAGAGTCCGAATTCTTCGGGAGTGACTTCGTAGACGCGTACGCGGCCGTCACGAAGCTCAGCGATCTTTGTCGGGCCGGAGATGGTGATTTCGTCGAGGCCGTCTTCGCCGTGAACCACGAGGGCGCGTTCAAGGCCGAGTTCGGCGAGCGCTTGTGCGAGTTTTTCCACGAGAGATTCGGAGTAGACCCCGACGACCTGCGCGGAGGCGTTGGCGGGATTGGTAAGCGGGCCGAGCAGGTTGAAGACGGTTCGCAGGCGGAGTTCGCGGCGCGCTGGTTGGACGTACTTCATGGCAGCGTGCATGGCCGGGGCGAAGAGAAAAGCGATGCCGATTTTCTC encodes the following:
- a CDS encoding DPP IV N-terminal domain-containing protein, with product MVVAQQPTTKVTAEDYAHAEKFMPYETAPLVYGIVRPTWLQDDRFWYRENTPEGFQFVIVDAQGKKTPAFDQAKVAAALSEASGKTQNAEKLPMGELAEDAQSVTFRVGPKSYRCDVQGTKCEPVNAEQIRNEVLSPDKKLAAFIRNWNLWVRDAATGKETQLTTDGVTDFGYATDNAGWIRSDRPIVVWSPDSKKIATFQQDQRKDGEMYLVSTTVGHPKLDAWKYPLPGDKDVTMIERVIIDVNPAKVVRLQMPPDQHRGTLCDHLICRGSKWEDVQWSPDSKTIAFVSTSRDHKQENLRIADAATGKVRDVYEETSPTYFESGNGAVNWRYLPESNEFIWYSERDNWGQLYLYDLNGKLKNQITTGEGQAAQVLRVDEKNREIYYLGLGKQKGVNPYFPQLYRIGFDGKNQKLLTPENANHDVVMSKSGKYFADTYSKPDVPQVTLLRDEDGKTIATVEKADISKLVATGWKPPTPITVKARDGVTDLYGLMFQPTKLDPNKKYPIINHIYPGPQGGSVGTRAFVPARGDCQALAELGFIVIEVDGMGNPGRSKKFHDFYYENMGDNTLPDQIAAMKQLAAKYPYIDLERAGIYGHSGGGFATADAMFRYPDFFKVGISEAGNHDNRVYEDDWAEKWQGLLKKNPDGTTNYDNQANEDIAKNLKGHLLLAHGTGDTNVPPNNTLLVVDALIKANKDFDLIMLPNRNHGFGNEAYMVRRRWDYFVRWLAGEEPPHEYQMHTPADPRAAMGF
- a CDS encoding serine hydrolase domain-containing protein — translated: MKRQLGRLIVTLIVLSTCALGQVSKEQIDAIFRPLVKDQGPGMAVGVIRDGKLVFAKGYGVADLEKGTRITPDTDFRLASVTKQFTAMAIMLLVHDGKLQYDETLTKIFSEFPQYGRDITIRELLNHTSGLKDYGEIYLKQMGENTPMDQVPQLLDKDVLKIMEQQTGTSFPPGTKWEYSNSGYAVLAMVIEKVSGQPYEDFVRERIFKPLGMKKTVAFVNGVNEVPNRAFGYNKDKATGKFALGDQSPTSAVLGDGGIYTSIREMAKWDKGLREHKLLSEAEMREALTPVAVAEGRKRKDETMLEYGFGWFLDPYKRHERQYHDGGTTGFRTTIQRFPKDGLTVIVLANRTDLDPDAEALKVADLYLK
- the trpD gene encoding anthranilate phosphoribosyltransferase — encoded protein: MLPETLHKLVTRRANLTREEARDVMGSILRGEATDAQIGAFLVALSMKGETVEEIVGFAQAIRAAATPLPLYKDHALDVSGTERDALIDTCGTGGDASGTFNVSTATALVVAGAGVRVAKHGNRSVTSQCGSADVIEALGVRLDIPIPRVAACLEKIGIAFLFAPAMHAAMKYVQPARRELRLRTVFNLLGPLTNPANASAQVVGVYSESLVEKLAQALAELGLERALVVHGEDGLDEITISGPTKIAELRDGRVRVYEVTPEEFGLCRAPLSAISGGDAATNAVIIREILAGAASPRRDIVLLNAAASLVSAGKANTIAEGVPLATESIKSGAAREKLEALVAFTSQK